The Thermodesulfobacteriota bacterium genomic sequence GCTTGCAGTAATAATACGCTAAACAAGGTTTAAAGGAGAAAAACTATGGCCGATACATCCTGGCAAGTAGCCGGTGATTATTTTGAGACCTGCAGTTGCGATTTTCTCTGTCCCTGCATCTATACGAACCTGGAGGCGAAGCCTACCAAGGACTCGTGTACTGCGGTACTAGCCTTTCATATCGATAAAGGGCGCTATAGTAATTTAGTCCTGGATGATTTGAGCTTTGTTATTGCATTGCGCTCGCCAGGCAAGATGATAGAAGGAAATTGGTCCGTCGGTCTCATTCTAGACGAGCGGGCAAATCCGGAACAACAGGAAGCGCTGACCGCCATCGCCAGCGGCCAGGCCGGTGGGCCAATGGCGAACCTAGCCCCGCTGATCGGCCAGTTTTTGGGGACGGAGTCCAGGCCCATTCACTACCAGAAGAACGGGAAGAGCCGGTCAATATCCATTCCGGGCATTCTTGACCAGGGATTGGAAGGAGTGAGCAGCCCGGCCAGTCCCGACGAGCCGATGTGCATCGATAACACGCTTCATCCGGTTAATCCTCGCTTGGGTTTGGCAAGGGCAACGCGGAGTCACTTTCACGCATTTGGTCTCGACTGGGACGACACCGGCGGTCAGAATAACGGTCACTTTGCACCCTTCCACTGGCAGGTTTGAGAAATCCACTTCCGGATTTGGATTGCGAGCTAAGAAAAAGCCATGCATCCCTTTCTCCTTGAGTAATATTTTCCGCCAGTATACTCGCCGACAAAGAGGGAGGTTCTTTTCTGTATAGTTTCCCATTTCCACTTCTTCTTGACCCGAAAACAGGTTTTGTAGTCTCGATTGCAATTAACTTTAGCTATGACTTACAGCCATTC encodes the following:
- a CDS encoding DUF1326 domain-containing protein produces the protein MADTSWQVAGDYFETCSCDFLCPCIYTNLEAKPTKDSCTAVLAFHIDKGRYSNLVLDDLSFVIALRSPGKMIEGNWSVGLILDERANPEQQEALTAIASGQAGGPMANLAPLIGQFLGTESRPIHYQKNGKSRSISIPGILDQGLEGVSSPASPDEPMCIDNTLHPVNPRLGLARATRSHFHAFGLDWDDTGGQNNGHFAPFHWQV